Below is a window of Prionailurus viverrinus isolate Anna chromosome A1, UM_Priviv_1.0, whole genome shotgun sequence DNA.
CAGTGAACCAAATATACAGGGGATATTACATTCATTAGACTGAAAGGGACAATTCAGAAATactaaatgtgaaaacatttccCAATTATAGTCAGATAAGAATCCTTTAATATATAAAAGCCCTGAacaggacatttaaaaatttttaatgtcttacaTCCTCTATTAGGAGGAGAACACCAGTTATAATGCATTACATGCGTCTCTACTTAATCAGAAGTTACTTGTAGAAATaaacttattaattttttatttttatttatttatttttttaattttttttttcaacgtttatttatttttgggacagagagagacagagaatgaacgggggaagggcagagagagagagagacacagaatcggaaacaggctccaggctctgagccatcagcccagagcctgacgcggggctcgaactcacggactgcaagatcgtgacctggctgaagtcggacgcttaaccaactgcgccacccaggcgcccccttattaattttttaaagtggagTTTTTTttgcaggggcagggggcggtTGGAGATGGGGAAGCATCACTTTCCTCTTACAGAAGATAAGTAAAGTATatgttaatgtatatattttatacccAGTTTTCAAAGCAAGACTTTATTTACTGCTGCTGTATTAATGAGCCATCTAGGGCAATATATGCTCTCCCACAGATGAATAACATAAAGCTTAGGTTAGCAGGGCTCTTCACCATTTAACCTAATACCACTCTCCCAGCCTTATATATCACTTCCCAATCCCACTAGTCAAAGACCACCAGAAACACACTTACAATTGAACAAGCTGGGTTATTACTCACTGCATCAAGGGAAACCAAATACCATGAAGAGCTATGGGCATCTCAGTAAAAAGATGTCAAGACTTAACAAGATTTGGGCTTGTTTTCTGTGACTATGTCTATCTTACCAAATCTCACTTAGCAAAAAGAAAGACTAATCCAAGGTTAAGGTGGTAATTGGTGAAGAGACAGAACTCATCATGTTAAACTGGATATGGTGATGTTTGGTCATTTTTGTTACTTGGACGATGTTATGTTTTGTCTATCTTCAGATATGAAAATGGAGTGATCTTACTCTTTCCTTGATCCATCGCTGACACAGAGTAACTTCGTCTGATGCTGATGTTCTGTGAAATTGTTTATGTTCAGCAGAACACCAATCCTCAGGCCAGGCTAACTCCAGATATAAGaaactgcttttctctttcactctctgaaCATGCCATACATCGGCCTTGAGTTTGCTCTGCCCTGTCTCTAATTCTGTTCTATTTAATAACCTATATTTTTCAGGAATCCTTCCCTTAGCAATTCCTCTCAATTTTCTCTCCGACATATTTTGTACTACATAGTGTTTGGTTACTTCAGTTAATGCTTTGTTTCCTCGTATAAGATCACGGTATACACCTCTCTCAGCGCTGGCAGAGTACTGCAAATCACAGGCTCCtagcattaaaagaaaacaaacaaaaaaatccccccaaaacaagtggtaaaggtttatttttgtgttccaTAAACTCGGTGAGACTGCGTCACTCAATTCAGTACAACTGTTCTGGAATCCGGCCCCCAAAATCCTGATCAGAACTCGACAAGAAATCAGGTTTGACTAAATTGCACGTAGAAACGCCTTGGGCTCTTACCCTCCTGGCCTCCCGAACACACACAGCCAGTACCTCTCTACCCGACCCCCACAAGCAATCCGGCTCTACCGTGGGACTACGTTTCCCATAGTCCTTCAGAGCCGACAAGGCGATGCCGCGTTCTGAACTACAATTCCCACAATCCTCAGACCCCACCATCTTGTCTCATTTTCTGTGGCCGCTCCCCGTTTCCCATCTTCCCTTCCGGGTCTTACACACCGGAGAACAAGGTCGTGAAAAGAAGAGGACTTGGTTTGGTGCTGTCGTTTCTATCGTCTAGGGGCTCTGCGCTTTTCGCAGAACTTCCAACAGCGCTATGTTGGGACAGAGCATCCGGAGGTTCACAACCTCTGTGGTCCGTAGAAGCCACTATGAGGAGGGCCCAGGGAAGGTTAGTGTGTTAGGGGCCCCGTTtcgttgggggagggggcacttaGCTGCGATTTGCTGAACTCCAAGGCCTCCCAAGGACCGTGGAGAGGGAGACGGTAAGCAGGAGAGGTGAGCTGGGGCGTCGGGTAGAGTTCAACTTCCCCCAGGAACCAGGGGCAAAGCGCAGGACCCCCGTTGCACGCCGTCGGCGGGTAAAGGAATGAATAGGAAGAGCCTTAGGCCCCACTTGGCCCTAGCGCTCCTCGCCGCGCCCTCCGAGATCTGGAGGGTCCCTGAGGCCAATGCTGCAGATATTTGTGGCTTAAAGCCGAACTAGAGGTCACCGGACTCGGAGTGAAGGTCGTCGGAAACAAAGGAGGATGTGAGGGCCTGTGGTTGTGGGTCGAGTCCAAGCTAGTTAACTAAATTAGAAGTATTAAATCTCTTTAGTTGAAGTTGGATTTAGCGTCAAGTATCAATAGCTTAAGTCGAGTAGTTAGCAGTAACAACCTCCAGTGATCGAGGCCTAGTAGGAAAGGGCGGAAGAAGGGTTTTCGATGGTAGCGCCGCTTGATTATGAAAAAGTCAGTCTTCGTAATTCAGTTAACTTTGCCGTGTGCCTTTACAAGGTGACTAGTTTCTAACAAATAGCAAACCAGAACAGTgcattctttttctaaaacagGTCCCCTGAAGAATAAATTTTTCGGCTTTtctaaagtaaaaaggaaaacttaacCAGTGTGATACACCGGAGTTAAGACCACTGCCTGTGCTCAGTAAAgccagtgcttttttttttttttttaaaccttagaGTGTTGTCCTACATGAAGGTCATAGGATGTAAAACGTAATGTTTGAAATAGGATATTATATATGGCATACATAACctgattatgtaaaaaaaaaaaaatacctaacatCCCCTGTGTATGTCTATAATCTATAAAATCAGatgattcagtttcatttttgttggttgttctcttttttccccaacagAATTTGCCATTTTCAGTGGAAAACAAGTGGCGGTTACTTGTTATGATGACTATGTACTTTGGATCTGGATTTGCTGCACCTTTTTTTATAGTAAGACACCAGCTGCTTAAGAAATAAGGATGTTTTAATTAATCCATTAAACAGGTAATTAATGGATTTCTAatcttaaaacattgtttttctttatacccCCCATCACACCCACACAGTGTGTAGGGCTGATTTCTGAAGTTAGTGTAGATGTGGCCTTGGTGGAGACACGTTGGTGAACCAATAAACAAACGTTTCTTTGCCTGAAAGCCAGTGTATATTGGATACTACTGTTTGTCAGGCACACTTTACATTAATGTCATCTAGTTACACCTAGCAAGCCTGTGAGGTTGGGTGACTTCACCTGGCCTAAGACACAAAGATGTTAAGTTGCCTCATATCCATTAACTGGTGATAGTGAACCAGGATTTTTAGCCAGTCTTGTTTCAGTTCACACACTTAACCAGGTAGAGTTCTGATAGACTAATTAACGTTAGGGCAACATATGTTTGTGCATACCCCAATCAGTCTTATGTGCTAGAAGATTAACAGATTCTTTGTGTgagaagaaaagatttatttaGCATAATTGTAATCAGAATTTGCCTCAAAGCAACATTTTGGGAAGATCTGTGGAATGATTGGAATAAATTCCAAAACTATCCTTTGGAAAGAAAAGACTCTATTCTTCATAATATACAAGGGAAGTTCTTTATCCAAGTGATGCATAATGGAAAGATTTTGGTGCATATGATGAAGCAAATCAGTATGAATGAAGTCATGATACTGTAAACGCTTTCTGATGTACCAAACTGATGGACAGACAATATGTGTATGAAAGTACATGGTTTCTGTTTTAATAGGTGGGACGTTTTAAataccaatatatattttttttatttgcaggTGTGAAAGGAGCATTTTAAGAGGTGCAGTCTCTTTGAAAAATGGATCCAATTCTTGAATTCAACATACTCAATATGTTTGTAAATAAACTTATGGCATGAATCCTTAATGCCTCTTCTCTGAAACCTGGAATGTAATAATTGTGCTGACTTTTTATTTAGGAAATGTTCTAGTATTTGTTTGCTcaaaatatgtgtaaatttagcctatttcttggttttaaattttgagattTAATTTTTGATTACTAGGTCAGGACCTTGTTGGTaatttatgttatataaaatGCAAACTTGACTTTGTTGtcccagaataattttttttaattgaaaaagaggaagaagtgtACATTTAGTCTTTACTTGAAGCAGTAAAGTTGTTTTTCTTCATGAGTGACAATTACTTAATCATGAGGAAAACCAATAGTGAGTGTATAGAGTGAAGTCCAAGAGCTTTTTTCCCTCCAGACTTGTGatctaaaactaaattttttgcCTTGATAAATTTGCTATTGACCAACACTAGTTTTGTTTAGACTGAATAAAAGtagaatatttgaaatgaaatgtaaTAGCATGCAAGATAAAACATAGAAATACTCCCAAGTTTATTCTTGAACTTTAGTAGACATGGACTAAAAGATGCCTCTGAAGAGTAATTGTATCCGTGAATCAAATTTATGTTATGGATGGTAAAATGCTGTTAGCTACTTAAAATACAATGACGTAGTTCCTAGAGCTTTGAACTGGGGCAGGAAAAAGGTAGTTGCAGAATGTTTTAATCCTAGTTTGGTCACTTTTGGAATACCACTTGTATTAGAATGCCATAAAATAGAGGTTGTAAACTAGTGGTGTATTTGAGCTCTAGACTTTTTGGTGATTGGGGGgctatgtttgtttttttgtttttgggttttttttttttttttaacgtttatttattattgagagagagacacagagcatgagcaggggaggggtaaagagagggcaagacacagaatctgatgtaggctccaggctgggagctgtcagcacagagcccaatgcggggctcgaactcaaaaactgagatcatgacctgagccgaaggcggtcgcctaaccaactgagccacccaggttgggGGGCTATAGTTTTTAAAGCAGTGTTTAAAAACTAGAATAATTACAAGAAAGTCTCTGTGGATTCTTAAAAAATTGCTGTGGGTGGTTCTACATTTCTTCATGGAACAAAAGAGCTGCCTCACCATAACATTAGAGTTCCTATATACCCCTAATGTTAAACTACTAATTTGCTGGAGCTCTAAAAACACACTTCTCAGTTTATGTGACAGGGCCTATTGTTACACTCTTCAATAGCTACATAACAACCATTTAAATATAGATACAATTAAATCTTTATGACTTTGCCTGGCTTATTCTCTGTACTTGCATGTGattgtccttttgtttttttgtttttgtttttgatatgaATCAGATGTCTTCCTGCGTTTTTGTAACATTACGGCTTTCTATCTTTGGGAAAGTAGGAAGTTTAAGGTTcataaaatgatttcaaattctTGGTTCAGATCTGTGCCATTAAATTACAAATTTAgctgtcttcatttttttggaGGATCTAGGAATAGTGTATATCGTGTATTTTGAGATTCAATaactatataaaaacattttaatttctggcaagtcctaaatgatttttttctgatgtaaaatataaatcagaCTTTACTTACTATTGATTGGACAGCAGAGTCTAGGTAGATAACATCTGATTTATTATATTTGTCTTCCTAAGTTACAGTATTTGAGGATTTTACATGAATGAGGGAAAAACCTACTTTGCCCATCCTGGGAGAGGAGCACAGATTGCCCCATCATAAAAAGGCTTCATTCAGCAGCTATACTGAGTAGTAGTATACTCAGAAAACACCAAATGCGATATGTATGTAGAAAGATTTGTTTTAAGAAACTGGGTCATGTGATTGTGGAGCCTTGACAGGTCCAAACTCTGGTGGGTATCGCTGAAGGCTGGAGATCCAGAGAAAAGTTGCTTTTCCAGTCCAAATGTATCTTGGCAGAATTTCCTCTTCCAGGGGGTACCTGGCTAGCTCagggcatgagactcttgatcttagggttgtaaaTTGGAGCCCCACaagatgtgaagcaggctctgcactgatagcaacaagcctgatgcagggcttacactcaagaactgtgagatcacgacctaagccaaagtcagatgatcaaccaactgagccacccaggtacccctgtcttttttttttaaggtctcctactgattggatgaggctAACCCACATTATGGAGAATAATCAAGCTTTAATGAAACTTattcaatttaaatgttaatctccaaaaaacaccacacatatccagaataatgtttgaccaaatacctGGACAcatggctcagtcaagttgacacataaccATGACCATTTCATATAAGAATATGCTTCCATCTACCATATTTTAAAGTACTGGCTTGGCTTTTTTTGAAAAACCACCACagaatgtttttggtttttttcttcttttttcccctaaactgTCTTTTCAAAATTCAAGCCAACACTTAAAACTACAAGATTCTCATAAAAATCCAGATTCTTTTGGAAAACTTAAACTGGAAGGACTCATACATGCACGTCTGAAACTAAGCTAGGCAAAGTAAACTACCCCACAGGGATGCTTCCTTGACTACAGAATACCTGATTAGGGATGTTGCAAGGGGCCAAAACCCAGCCATTTGCTTTTAAGAAAACTATTATTGTTTCCATAATTAAGCTTTGGCCacccaaagcaggaaaaaaaaaaaaattttttttgctacAGAGGCAGAACAAACGCAGTTAATACAGGTTTAGGACTTAAGATGCTTGGATTCAAAACCAGGCTTGATCGTATATTGTCTTCAAGAGACTGCCTCACTTCCTGTTACATGTATTTAGTTTCAAAGATTAGAAATGGAATTAGGTCTTATTTAGGCAAATTTCTTTAAGTGCCTAATGTGGACTGTTTAACTGAAAAACAGGTGAGGTAGAGGAAACACGTTATTTAAGTTGTTCTAGTTGATCCCACAGCCTTTCTACAGTTGTGGGTTGGTATTTTCAGTTACTCCAGCTACAGTTCTAAGTATCCAGCTGATAGTTTAATCTTACCGTGTCCAAAAATGCCTGAGAGCATGTTAGTAAAATGCAAgtctgatctttttttaaatttttttttaacgttttatttatttttgagacagagagagacagagcatgaacgggggaggggcagagagagagggagacacagaatccgaagcagcctccaggctctgagccgtcagcccagagcccgacgcagggctcgaactcacggaccgcgagatcgtgacctgaactgaagtcggccgcttaaccgactgagccacccaggcacccgaagtCTGATCTTATAGTAAGCTGTCACCATCAGTAAAATGCCAGCTCCTTGGTATGTCATTCAGTCATTTCCCTACAGTTTCATTATCATCCTAGCTATATAGCTCCAGTTTTATGTACCTCCTCCAAATCTTGTTAGCTCAGGTGCCACATTTTCTGTAAAGCTTTATCCTGATGATTCCTCCCCAATATCCCAAACACATTACACATAAGTCTCCAACACTTTGTAAACAGCTTTCCAATCAGCTCAGCATGTAGTGTAATTACTgatttccttccctgtctctcatACCAGGGTATATTTCTGAGACCAGGGAgacttatttattcatgtatccTGCATGTATAATTTAGTGAGTggtcaatgaacatttattgagtagaAACCAAGAATGATAAAACTACTTAAAAAGCAAATCCCAGGCCTAATCTGCATGCCAAAATAGTGTATGTCTCCATGTTTTCTAGATAAAAAAGTTTTTCCCCAAAGACTCACTGAATTGGTTTCTCCAACCAAATGTATATTGAAGTAATCCAGTTACTGCAGACTCAATGGAAGGAGTTTGTGCCAAAATGTAACTGAGCCACGTCACTGCCCATACTGTTTACTCCATCTGATAGTTTTTGTAGACAAACTTTGATGAAAAGGCAATAGCTGTGGATCTTGTTTGAGACTagtattttgagaaacactgatgtaAAGAATTAGGGAATGCATAGTTTTACCTAACAAGGAATAGAGCCCAGTGGACTTAAAGGCCTTCTATCTTACTCAACCTGTTGTTCGTAACGTCTTGCTTTGTCATATGATGGCTGCCATAGTTCCAAGCATCCCACACAGATTTGACAATATCCAGCAAGAAAAATTactgtttca
It encodes the following:
- the LOC125174036 gene encoding cytochrome c oxidase subunit 7C, mitochondrial; translated protein: MLGQSIRRFTTSVVRRSHYEEGPGKNLPFSVENKWRLLVMMTMYFGSGFAAPFFIVRHQLLKK